A single region of the Cucumis melo cultivar AY chromosome 3, USDA_Cmelo_AY_1.0, whole genome shotgun sequence genome encodes:
- the LOC103496620 gene encoding uncharacterized protein LOC103496620 — translation MASLGIRCGGNCGVLNLNNGCDHKAFPPPRSLVLSTARLRKSRSYITAMKSLEPVNRRKNGNDEVISREKLDEWMKESVVDIVKNLREAPLFVRFYKENGKTARFETEKGVEEYRWPVLEKQWKNGAEPTPEGIIFVQKLEEEEEEEEEEEEGEEEVEMEGESKAWGIVVQGRGVERGAPVCYLLKTSRAAGLGLWCTHFCLVRVKNFRETTKSQLQNCWLMQNQ, via the coding sequence atGGCTTCTTTAGGAATTCGATGTGGAGGAAATTGCGGTGTATTGAATCTTAACAACGGATGCGATCACAAAGCATTCCCTCCTCCTCGTTCTCTAGTCCTTTCCACCGCAAGATTAAGGAAATCGAGGAGTTACATTACCGCGATGAAGAGTTTAGAGCCGGTGAATCGAAGAAAAAATGGAAACGATGAAGTAATTTCTCGCGAGAAGTTAGATGAATGGATGAAGGAATCAGTGGTTGACATTGTGAAGAATCTTCGAGAGGCACCTCTGTTTGTCCGATTTTACAAAGAGAATGGGAAAACGGCGAGATTCGAAACGGAGAAGGGGGTGGAGGAATATAGATGGCCGGTCTTGGAAAAACAATGGAAAAACGGAGCAGAACCGACGCCGGAAGGGATCATATTCGTACAAAagcttgaagaagaagaagaagaagaagaagaagaagaagagggggaagaagaagttgaaatgGAAGGGGAATCGAAGGCGTGGGGGATTGTAGTACAAGGGAGAGGAGTTGAAAGAGGAGCACCGGTGTGTTACTTGTTGAAGACGAGTAGAGCGGCGGGGTTAGGGCTATGGTGTACGCATTTCTGCTTGGTTAGGGTTAAGAATTTCAGAGAGACGACGAAATCGCAGCTTCAGAATTGTTGGTTGATGCAGAATcaataa